The Colius striatus isolate bColStr4 chromosome 8, bColStr4.1.hap1, whole genome shotgun sequence genome includes the window AGGTAAGTTACAAGTACCTGTAGGTATTTGTGTATGATCTGTCATGAATTTCTAGCAGCTCTTACCTTTCTGATTTGGTAACAGATTGCTGGAAGTAATCTTCTGCCATATGCAACAGTTCCAAGTACTTAGTAGATCCTTCTATTTCTCCCTGTTTAAAGTAAGTCACAAGTATGAATCTAAACaattctccctctccttccttttcacAGTCAGGCTTCATAACAATGACTATTTGTCACACAGAAATTTAGTGTTGAGAAAATCAAAGCAATAATACTGCTTTGCCATGTATAGTTGGAACATAATATAGGAAATGGGCGTAAGGTGTTTTCACAGTTAAATGTGAAGCCCTGTGCTGCAATCTCATATGGTGTACATTAAAAACAATCAAAGACAATACTATGATTCCCACAATAGGGTGGATTTACCATGCAGGTTACAATTGTACAGGAATTGTGAATGAAGCTCTTGGTGTTTGGGAATTATCTACAGAAGTGGCACTGCACTACTGTAAGAGTATTCTCCTTTTCCTGTATTTACAAGATATTACAAAACATTCCAATAGTGCTGCCCAATTTTATAACCTTGAAAGAAATAGTCAATTTACATCCAATTTATAAACTGCACATAAGTAGTCAAAggcatcttaaaaaaaagaaacaaaatcaaaacccacacaaacaaaacataCACTTACACAGGCCCAAATGGGTCTGTGGCTGTAAAGCATAGGTCTTTAAGAATACTTCATTCTAGAGGCATACAAATTGAATCTCAAAGTGAATATTGTTATCCTGACACACAATCACATTGTGGTTTTCTTGACTTAATTGTATTTCCCCTTTCTTTAGATGAATTAATTCATCCACAAatcctgctttttcctttttaacttcCAAAAGAAATTCATTAGTTTCAAAGGGGAAGAAACTGTACCTACTTCTTTTAAAGACATCCATTCATTTCCCACGGACAGAAACATTACACTTCTTGCCCTAACTCCTTACACACGCACACactgagacacacacacacacacacagacacacacacgcacacagacacacacacgcacaaCTTCaccttgaaataatttttttgcttCAGGCTGCTGAGGAATCTCTCCCACAGAGGACCACTTAACACCTTTCTCTTGGAATCAGGAGATACTTTACTGCACTTGGAGCACAAAATTTCAAAGCCATGAGCCTGTTTAAGAGATGCAACAAGAAGGGGTTCTCAAGAGATAACAAGTTTAAGTGCACCTGTAAATGCCCACATAAAGAACTATCATCAACGATAGCACACTTCCAGAAAAATGGCAACTGCAAATTTGCTCAGATTTTTCTGTACAAGCAGGCAACCTACAAGCAAAGTAATTTCTCAGACATACATTTAAACAAGCAAATCAAAGAACAAGTACAAAACATGTAAAAACAGTTACCAGTTTCATGCCCAGTTCGTAGGCTCTGTACTGAGGGTGAGATGGCAGGGGCAGCGTGTATCCACTGCGTCTGTCTGCTACAAACTTCTGCTGCACTAGTTGTGCATATAAACACTTTGTGAAAGTCACCTGAAGAAGCGAGAGCAATAGCAAAATACTCACTGTAGTGTGACTGTGTTGCCTACGGGCATCAACTTCCCACCAATCTCCtctaaattttgttttaaagcactCGCATTACAGACAATACCTCAGATCATACTCAAAATACATTCTTGACACATTTGCCTAAGATATGGTGCATTTCAGATCTGACAAAGTATATTCCAAATTGACATCTCTAAATAAACGTGAACTTCATTTGGTCTAAATACATTAGAGAGAATCCTCACTATTCATGtcaacaaaatatattttgaagaaTACAATGGCTTTTTTTCTCAATTAATGAAATCAAAGCTGGGATTTCAAAAACAGCCTAGAAATCTAAAACTTTACCCTGAAGCTTATTTTGAGGAGTCTAGGGGTATAACTCTGTAATGCAAACATATCAGATATAACACTGCTTGGACAATGCTCACAAACCCCTTCATAAAATATCTTCCACAGAGCTGTGTAACCACAGCTGAGAAAGTGAAAAGCCTTGAAATGAACAGCTAGAGGTAGTTGGGAGCAACTCCTTATGTTGGTTGGCAGCACTATCAAAACTGCTCTTATCAGGGAGCAAGATCAAATTACTTAGCACTTCAGCAGAGGAACCATTAGCAGTAACCTGTTTCTGATTTCAGAAACACTTTTAATAAGCCAACTGAAAGGCTAGCCATGTCAATGTGGAGCAAAGCTATTAAGATAATGAACTGGAAATTCATATCTAGcatcagaggaagaaaaaataatcagaagacatgttattttaaaaataatacttgTATCACTTGATCAAAGAACCTCCATCAGTTACAAAATCTAATTAAGTGACAAGCTGCATTAGAAAGATCACTTACCACAGCCATCACTCGTTGGTCTGGAGGGAAGGTCTGAAATGAGCGACATGCTCGTAAATCTACAGGATCTCGCAGGTAGAAGGCCTGGACTGCTGCAGCCACCAATGAAGGGCGCTGCCTCAGCACTGCCACGATGCCTGCTGGAACGTAGCAGTGGGCTCGGTGAAATGAGGCCTGAATTTTCTCAGGATACCTGTATGATACAATAGCAACGTAGCATATTAAATGCATTGCAAGCCCAAAACACTCCTTTAATTATTATTCCCATCTTTACTTTAATCTTAAACTATATAATGGGCCAAGTGCCAGAATTTTATTCTAAACTAAAAACTCAGCTAATCCAACATCTGGAATGTCTGTTTATATGTACAtatctatataaaaaaatatatacagctatggacctgggagttctggtggatAGCAaagtaaacatgagccagtcatgtgccctcatggccaaggcggccagtgacatcctgggatgcatcaaggagagcgtggccagcaggttgaaggaggttctgcttactctctactctgccctggtgaggcctcatctagagtcctgtgtccagttctgggctatccaactcaagagggacttagaactgctggagagagtccagcacagggccaccgagatgatcaggggactgaagcatctatcccttgaggaaaggctgtgggaaccggggctcttcagcctggagaagactaaggggggacctcattaacacttacaggtatttaaaaggtgtatgtcaagaggacagggcagcactttttttctgctgtgtccagtgacaggacaaaggataatgggtgtaagctggaatgcaaataattccacttaaacttaaggaaaaacttttttactgaagaagggtgagggagccctggcacaggctgcacagggagggtatggagtctccttcttgggaggttttaaaatctgcctggatgcattcctgtgcaacctgatctaggtggacctgctttagcagggggttggactgggtgatctccaAAGGTTCCTTTCAAActccaccattctatgattacaaaagaaaacaccCACATACCCATTGATGCGTTTATACACTGCTGCTCTAATGGGTTCTGCAGCCAGGAACTCCTCTGAGCAGGTGGATAACATTGTTAAAGCCTGCGAGATAGTCAGACTGGCAGCAGATATGTCACATTCCTGCTCCTCAGTCTCTGTCAGTGGAATGATGTGCAGTTCTCCTTTGTAAAAGAACACCTGACAGGCAGTAACAGTCTCATTAGAGAGGATTAGAACAGTCACTGAGCAATACAAAATTTAGTTTAATATATTAATGCCTTTGTTTAACACACAAAATAATGTAGtacaaacagagaaaaaatatagaaaattactttttttttaaagggaaataagGTAAATACAGATACCAGAGACCATGATTAACCCAGTAACTATAATCCCCTATTTTAACCACAACAAGTTTggtcaaatatatatatttggtGACATACATATTGTCTCCCTAATAACAGTAATACCAAAAGGTATCTCTTCAACTAGAGATTTGCTTCAGACAACATAGCCTAACTGATAAAAAACAGGACAGAGACTAAAAAGCATTATTGCAGGTGCTACATGGGATCTCTGTTGGTTCCAGATGCTAAGAAAAGGACTAACTATAACCAACTCCTCCCTCACCCTGTCTGTTCCTTcaaatggaaggaaaatatgGCCCTGACAGTCCAAATATAGGTCTGCAATTAATTTCTGTATTGTGTTCCCCACCTCTTGTTTTAAAAGTGttgtgagaggaaaaaaaacctcaacaattAAGCAAATCTTTcctaatttagaaaaaaaaaaaaagttattttaaatccACAGCCAGGAAACTCAGTGACCTAACTACTAGCCATCATCCACAGAGAGGTGATCTGGCTGCAGACTCTGGGTGAAGGAGTCCGCTCATTAACTCACCTATACTAGATCCAGTCTGTCTCCTTGCAGTGTCAGCCAGTCGTGAGCATTTCTCAGCACGAGGACAGCAAACCCTCATGTCTGAGCACTCACAAATGTGGTAGAAAAAACAATCTAAGTGGCCACAGCAGAACtagaaagctcaggcagagcCAAGAGTGCTCCTGAGGAAAGCAACATGGTATGTTTGTACTATACTGCCAAATACATTCCATAGTTCTCATGTTTTCGAGCTTTCCTTACACTACAGTAACGTAGAAAACGGAGAGCTGGACAAATGTACTGATTTTACAGATCACTCAACAGCATGACACTCCTTCATATTTCCCATCATGAGTATAAAGCTTTAAAAACCTCAGTCAGCTTTGACTTACGGAACAATTCTTGTAAGAATGATTTACGTGCAAGAGCCAAGTCTAGCTGAACACCACAAACTCACGGCCTAGCAGGCATGACTGTAGGCTCCATATGAATGTTTTGCCATTAGTGTAAGAAGGTATTGGTATAAgacctttcttcctttcatcaACAAACCACTTCTAGAAGAACTTCTTGTTATCCTTAACAGTTTCGAGCAGCAGTTTCTCAGGACATATTTGCTCTGCATAGCATTTTGCAAGAGCCCATAGATCAGAATCAAGTATCAGAGGTCTCCAGTTTCTCATTCAATGTCCACAGCAAGCACAAAAAAgctcttaaaaaagaaaatgcaaaaagacTGTACTGAAAAACAGTTGTTAATTAAAACATGTCTTGAGTCCTGACCAGAAGTTTCTTCACTAGTAAGGGATAGACAGCactctgtattttcagtggCCATCAGACCATTTGGCTAGATAGAGGTGCAAGAGAAAACTCCATCTGGCAAATATAAGGCCATTATGAACCACTTGCCAATTGGCATGCAAGTTTTACTCACCCTGTTGTCGCTATTCTCAGGATTCAGCCACTTTGGGAGAAAATCAGCTGCTTCTATCAAGAGAAACTCCCCATCGTTGTCATCGATGCTGGCCAAGGAAAAACAGTTTCTTACCAGGTAAAGTCCCGCACAGCACAGTAAAACACCCTTATAAATCTACGTCTacacttctttttaatcttAAGACTCTAGCACCAGTCAGCCTCTGTCAGGAAAGGCGCTGTCCCTCCaccccagccccccagccccccagcgAGTGCGCGGCGTTGCTTGGGGCCGTTACCTCGCTGCCAGTCCCGGGAACTCCCTCGTGATTTCCCTGATGAGGTAAACGATGAACCATTCGTCCTCCACGTTATCCGCGAACAGCGTGGTGCCGCCGATGTGCGCCGGGGTCTCACCTGATCCGAGGCAAAGAGAAAAGAGGCGGCTCAGCCCCGCGCCGGGCTCCTTTTCACACGCCCTGGCTGCCCAGACTCCTCCTCACACGCCCGCCAGGCTGCCCCTCACACGCCCCGCTAGCCGCCCGTCGGGCTGCCCCGCAGCCGCTGGTCCCCCGGGCTCACCCCGCGGCGGCACGTAGCGCAGGCGGAACGGCTGCCGCTGCCAGATGTAGGCGGCCAGGAGCGGCGCGAACCGCACCACGATCCCCTCGGCGCAGCGCCGCAGCGCCGCCTCGTCTTCCGACCCTGCCGGGGCAAAGAGACGGTAGCGAACGGTGTCCTCCGACGGCGCGGCCCGCCCGAGCCCCTCCATGGTGCCGGGTCGAGCCAGGCCAAGGCGGGTAGCAACGCTCCGCCTCCCCGGGGAAGGGCGTCGTcatggcggcggcgggccgGCTGTGGCCGGCGGCGCGGCGGAGCTGAGGATGATCTCGCGATACACTCGGAAGCCGGTGCCCCCCGGCGCTCTGGAGACGTGAGTCGCCACCGCCTTTCCCCCCCGCCGTCCCGGTGCAGATCCCGCTGCCACCTAGTCCCCGCACTCTGCCCGCCCGCACCCCTCTCAGCCTGCAAATCGAGCCTCGTGTCTAGAGAGGCCGAGCCGAGGCCCCGGGTCCCGCACGTCCGCGGGCGGCGGTTGGGGGCCGCGGGCTGGCGCTGGGTACCGCTTGCCCGTAACGCTGGCGGGAGGGGTAGAACGTCAGGTGTAGGGATCCGGTGCCGTAATCGCGGGCAGGTGCCTgtgccggggccgggccgcagCCTCGGGAGGGGCCGGGTATGGGCAGCCGCGGTAACGTCTTTGCACCGGCCCTGGCCACCGACTGTACTTGTCGCTTGAAAAATACAGGTGTGAGAGAACGTGATTGAATATCTCCCCTTGGTTTTTTGACCCAAGACGTAACTGATGTgcaggcacttttttttttgggagggcGAGAGGTTGTCACAAATAGATAAGGTGTGGCAGTTAGCTACTTGTTCCTGCACTGATGTCAGTCTCTTTCGCCAACTTCTGTGACTTTCCTTGACCCTCTTTCCTAGATATCTAAACActgacaaagcaaaaaaactaCCAAATACTTTTTCTCCCACCTTGCCTGTTGATACTTTGGTGGCCACTTTTGTACTATTGAGGGTACTACTACTCTACTGCTTAGAGACCTGTAGTCTAATTTACAACAACATATtaactttaaaggaaaatgatttCTAAGCAAAGCCTAGAGTTATTTTTGATACCTTATTTCTTTGGTAACAACAATTAGCTTTCTAACAATAAATGACCTATAGTATGCAAATGAGTGCATTccttgaaaagcagaaaaaaatccctgcaaaGCTCAGGAACTCTATAGATGTTTATTCTTATAAGTAATGCCAAGTTCCACTTCTTGTTTTAGACATGGACTTCCAAAACATGCCTTGCGGCACCATCCACTGCCAGAAGCACGGGCCGAAGTGTGCCCAGCTGCACCCACGGCTCAAAAGTACAGCCACATCTCAAGGTACTTGTCATAACATAATGTGAAGCTTTGGAGACAAATGGCAAAACCAGGCATCTTTGTGTGGAGATACCTTTGCAGAAGTAAAACAGCTGGTAGGTTTAGGCTTTACCTCAGATCTGTATCACTGCAGAACATGTCCCTTGTATTCTGGTAATCATAAAAAGCATGTGGCTGTATTCTGTTCCCAGCTCACAAATAGCTTGGGTCATCTATGTCagaaacatgaggagaaaagataaaaataattcctGAGCAGTATAAAAACAGGACTAGAAATCATCTGCAGCTTAACTGAGATAATTTTTGGAAAAAATCTATGTTTTGCTCGACCTCTAGACTTCCTATGTTGAAATTATTAGGAGTTACGGTTGTTATAATTACTTGTCTACTATGACTTCTGTTTAAATTCCTCTAAAGTAAATATTTACCCCATGAAGGCTCTGTCATTGTTAAGACCTCTTCTGATAGAGCTATGCTTTTTTGTACAGAAGAAAAGTTAACTTTCTTTACCCTTATGTATtgtagagttttttttttttcatccttttcacttTCAACATGTGCATTTCAGGAAGTCTGAAATCAGGAAGGAATCTAATTACCCTTCTGATACTCCATCTGATCATGAGGGTTCATGGTCTGCTGGTCAGAGTTACACTGACATCTCCACTGAAGacagctcagccttctcttggGGCTATGATGTGAGTAGAGCATAATAATCCAAACCAAATGTAGCACAGTGAGTAGGAAGATATTTGAAATACCACTGCAAATAGATTTCAAGATAAAAATGAGAATTGGACCTGTCAATAAATCATGAGTGTTTATAAAAATAAGGTATATTTTATCTCTTCTCCATCTTTCTCTCAGATTAAAACATTAAGCTTGTGTTATTTAATCAATATTCTGCATTTCCATCAAAAACTTTGGAACTGCAAATCATTTATTGCATATCTGTACAACATAATGAATGCTGCTGTTGTGGAACCCCAAACACAAGTAGATGCCTTTCAGATAGTGGGTGGGAATGTAGCAAACATCTgtatatttgtttatttctcaaaataaaCTAAGCCGCTAAAACActcttttcatttggaaatgtttgttttattcCCCATCTATCAGAACAAAGTGTGCTATTATTGCTTTCTGTGAGGTGAGATGGAACTGTTTAGATTTAATTTGCTCCAGAACTGACCCCATTTTCTAGCTACATGAGAACAGGTAACAAAAGTCCTGAACACACTTCACTTACAGCATGTTTCACACCATTCTGtagtgctttttgttttgctgttggcTATGGACATCACAAGCAACAAATTTTCCCTTTCATTAAAGTGTCGATGAGTGTTATCCTTCCTGTCCTAATGTCTTTTATAGGAATTACTCTATCTTTAAGTATCATAACTCAGCACAATAagttatttcaaaatgtttttaatagctttttcctttgtgttaaTGTAGGCTTTTTATATAGCTACCATCAGTCTTAACCTCAGTAAGGTTAATGTCTTTCTATCCaaaagaatcatttcagttgatCTCACTAAGATTGAAATAAATAGTTGTCTTTttcaggtatttaaaaaaaaattgaaaagccCTCCAAATGCTATTCACTAGGTATTTATTGGATAACTTTCCTTCCTAGGAGTTTGATAAAGCTGCCACACAACAAGTTCAGCAAATGTTCAGACAAATTGATGAGCTTCTCTACGAGCAGAAAGAAAGCGTGTATGTTAAGGGACTGCGGGAAGAATGCCACCAGTGGACAGCCAACTTCCCTCATCTCAGGTATTGTATTAACCATCTACTGCCAGAACCACCAGAGTTAGAAAAGGCTAGGGACGCAAACAGTTGCTTCTAAACCAACATTATTAGCAGAAGTGCTTTTATGCAATTATCTAGTAGATAGATGGGAGAAGATCACTCTGGTAGGCTGCCTGCCATTGTCGTGAATAAACATTCTGCCATCTCACGGTTAGTTCCTTGCTAGAGGATTATTGTTACTTGCATCTGACTTGGCCTTCACGTAGCAACATTCTTTTAGAAAAGATGCGTGTTAGAGCTAAAAGCCAggtgtttaaaataatttaaaaatccttCTCCTTGAGTTCAGCAGTCTTTATGGCTATCTGGAAACTTACATTTTAAATCTACATTATGTGTGCTTGAACAGTTTTGTCCATATTCAGAAGTCTTAAAATTAGCAGagcacaaaaaaaataaagaaaattttggTAATGTATTTGCATGTCTTGAAGCAGTCTGTACTAGGGACAACTGAAACCACATTTAATCATCACCGAGAAACCCACACAATTCCCCACAGAATTTTTAGGATTTGCTGCTATGTGTTCTTGCATACGCCAACTTTCAATGTTTTCAGATGTCTTCATCCTTTGCTTTTGCCATGGCAGGGTTGTGGGGAAGCAGATAGTGATCCCCACTGATGAAGGATATGGATGGTATTCAAGTTCACCTTCTGGCAGTTTAGGTTCCTCAGATGTAACTTCACCACAAGAAAAAGATCCTAATGAGTAAGTACCCAGTGGTTAACCCAGACTGCACCAAGGTGGGAAGGTAGTTTAGTTCTCAGTGGACCTCAGTGACAGACATCATAAATCTTGAAGCCTAACTCCATTCTGTTAAGAagcacacttttttcttttagaataaAGTAGTGCCTTCAGAATAGCAAGGCTACAGGGCTGATAACTCCAGTCAACTAGATagtaaataaaaataccttTGCTGCTACTGACTTCTTAAGAATATGTATATATTGTAGCTggtgttacagaatcacagaatggagatcatccagtccaacccccctgctaaagcagggtcacctccatcaggtcacacaggaactcgtccaggtggattttgaaaatctccagagaaggaggctccacactctccctgggcagcctgtgccagggctccctcacccttcttacagtaaagaagtttttccttacgttgaAGTGGAACATTTTATGTTCTGGCTTATGCCCAttatcctttgtcctgtcactggacactacatgaaaaagtgttgccccatcccatTACTGTAAATCTATCGTATAGAacttaaaaaatacaaagcacTATGTTAGTA containing:
- the ECD gene encoding protein ecdysoneless homolog, with amino-acid sequence MEGLGRAAPSEDTVRYRLFAPAGSEDEAALRRCAEGIVVRFAPLLAAYIWQRQPFRLRYVPPRGETPAHIGGTTLFADNVEDEWFIVYLIREITREFPGLAASIDDNDGEFLLIEAADFLPKWLNPENSDNRVFFYKGELHIIPLTETEEQECDISAASLTISQALTMLSTCSEEFLAAEPIRAAVYKRINGYPEKIQASFHRAHCYVPAGIVAVLRQRPSLVAAAVQAFYLRDPVDLRACRSFQTFPPDQRVMAVVTFTKCLYAQLVQQKFVADRRSGYTLPLPSHPQYRAYELGMKLAHGFEILCSKCSKVSPDSKRKVLSGPLWERFLSSLKQKNYFKGEIEGSTKYLELLHMAEDYFQQSVTKSESSVEMSPGDEILTLLQTTTIDLKEFEREAACLPPEDDDSWLEITPDHLEQMLKDARNESLPFSNEEEQKYDLETVAESMKAFVAKVSTYEGAEMPWSSDQSNVTFDVDSFTKALDRILGADSEELDSDDLDEEQEFDFSDEDDGDLDAENQRQDEKVSPNELIGSLKSYMNEMDRELAQTNVGKSFTTQKQGASSVNATTSQNAGPDSEAEDAKLIPVDVDMNLVANMLDSYVAQSGLPGPTSNILQSMGVYLPDNADHAVSSKGPTE